Genomic DNA from Stigmatella erecta:
CTACGACGCCTACCTGCGGATCTTCCCCGTCTGGGCGCTCGCGGTGTGCGACAAGCGCTAGCCGTCCGCCGTACCGCCAGCAAGGAGCCAGTCCGCCATGTTTCGCGCGCTCGCCAGGGCCGTCCATCTCCACCGGGGGCTCGTGTTCGTGGCGAGCGCCGTGTTCCTCGCCCTGGCCGTGGCCGCCCTCGTGTACGGCGGCCGCCTCAGCACCGGCGTCATTGAAGGCACCGAGGCGGAGCAGGCCCAGCAGCTCGCGTCGGCCACCACGGTGGGCTCCTCGGACACCACCCTGGCCGTCGTGTTCCACTCGGACACCCTGCGCAGCGCCAGCCCGGAGTTCCAGGACGCGCTGAAGGCCACGCTGGAGGCCGCCGCGAAGCTGCCCACCGTGGAGGGGGTGCTCTCTCCCCTGGGGGCGCCCAAGGCCGTGGCCGCGCAGCTCCAGGCGGACACCGGGCATGACACCCTGGCGCTCGTCCGGCTCAAGGGCGACATCCGCGAGGCCACCCGGGCCTTTCCCGAGGTCCGCGCGGTGCTGAGCGCGGGGCCCTTGCAGGCCACCGTCACCGGGCGCATCGCCTTCATCGACGCGCTGAACCGGCTCCTGGAGAAGGACCTGCTGCGCGCCGAGCTCATCTCCTTTCCGCTGGCGCTGCTGGTGCTGCTGCGCGTTTTCCGGACGTGGGTGGCCTCGCTCCTGCCGCTGGTGGTGGGCGGGCTCGCGGTGCTCTCGGGCGTGGCGGGCGTGTTCGTGCTCTCGCACGTCACCGACATGGCCCAGTACACCCTCAACGTCGTGTCCCTCATTGGCATGGGGGTGGCCATCGACTACTCGCTCTTCATCGTCAGCCGCTTCCGCTCGGAGCTGGACAAGGGGCTGGACACCCAGGCGGCGCTGGAGCGGACGCTCGACACGGCGGGGCGCGCGGTGGCCTTCTCGGGGCTGGCCGTGGCCGTGGGGCTCGCGGGGCTGCTGTTCTACCGGGGCTCGTACCTCAGCGCGATGGGGATGGGCGGTGCGCTCGTCGTCGCCTTCGCGGTGCTGTTCGCGCTGACGGTGCTGCCCGCGCTGCTGTCCTGGCTGGGCCCCCGGGTGAACCGGGGCCGCGTTCCCTTCCCGCGCCTGTTCGAGCCCAAGGAGGGGCTGTGGCATGGCCTGGCCACCTGGGTCATGCGCCATCCGGTGCTGGTGCTGGTGCCCACGCTGGCCCTCCTCGTGGCGGTGGGCTTGCCCTTCCTGCGGCTCCAGCTGGCCGCCACCGACATCACCGCGCTGCCTGCGGAGACCGAGGCGCGGCGCGGCGCCGAGTCCTTGCGGCAGCTCTTTCCCCGGCAGGCCGCCAACGGCGTGCTGGTGGTGGTGCGGTTCCCCTCGGGCAGCGCCTTCACCGCCGAGCGCATGGGGGCGCTCTACGACAAGCGCCTCCATTTCGAGCGCATCCCGGGCGTCCTCGGTGTCGACAGCATCGTCAACCTCAAGGAGAGCATGGACCGGGAGGCGTACCAGGAGCTGGCCGACTTTCCCGAGGACATGCTGCCCAAGGAGTTCGGCCAGGCCCGGGATGCGTACCTGCACGGCGGCGTGACGGTGATGCGCGTGCTCACCGAGGTCTCCGCCTCCAGCCAGGCCGCCCGGGACATCGTGGAGACGATCCGTAAGGACCGGGCGGTGGGGGATGGACGGCTGCTGGTGGCGGGGCAGACGGCGAGCGACGTGGACGCGGGGCACTTCGTGCGTGAGAACACCCCGCGGGCCATTGGCTTCGTCATGGGGCTGATGTGCGTGGTGCTCTTCGTCCTGCTCGGCTCGGTGGTGCTGCCCCTCAAGGCGATGCTCATGAACCTGCTGTCGATCGCGGGTTCCTTCGGCGCGCTGGTGTGGATTTTCCAGGACGGGCACTTGAGCGGCCTCTTGGGCTTCGAGCCCGGCCCCATCGAGCCCTCGCTGCCGGTGCTGCTCTTCTGCGCCCTGTTCGGCCTGTCGATGGACTACGAGGTGCTGCTGCTCAGCCGGATGCGCGAGGAGTGGGAGCGGACCCGCGACAACACCCAGGCGGTGGCCGAGGGGCTGGAGCGCACCGGCGGGCTCATCACCAGCGCGGCGGCCATCATGGTGGCCGTGTTCGCCGCGTTCTCCCTGGCCCATGTGGTGGTGGTGAAGGCCATGGGGGTGGGCATGGCCATCGCCGTGGCGCTGGATGCGACGCTGGTCCGCATCCTGCTCGTGCCCGCGATGATGCGCCTGTTCGGGGACTTCAACTGGTGGGCCCCGAAGGCCCTGGCGCGCTGGCTGTCCCTGGCGCAGCACGCCCATGGGCCCTCGGATGGGCCGCCGCCCCGCTGAGCCTACTGGCGCGCCTGCCGGTAGTCGCTCAGGGGCAGCGGGCGGACGAGCTTCGTGCCCACGCGCAGCCAGAGCGTGCCCTCGTCGTCCACCGACGCGCCCATGCTCCCGGCGTTGAGCCGGTAGCGGAACAGCTCGCCGTTGGCCGCCTTCTCCGTGGCGACGATTTCCAGGGGCGCGGGGTAAGGCGCGTTCGCCGCGCTGTTGAGCACGAAGAGCGCCTCGGGGAACTGGCCCCCGCCGCCCGATTGCACCTGGTTCACCACCAGCGCGCCCTCGGGGGTGAGCGGGGCCTGGTCCTTGTTCAGCACGGCGCCGGTGCTCGCATCGAGCACGTACACCTGCTGGGGCGCGATGGCCGCCAGGCGGGAGTTGTTGGCGAAGGGCACCGTGGCGACGATCTGCCGGGGCAGCACGGGCGGCTGCGTCCAGCGCTGCGAGGTGCCCTCGCACCCCTCCGACTGCGTCTTGCACGCGAGCAGCTCGGTGGCGGCGCCCTGGAGGCTGAAGGCCATGTACAGCAGGGTGCCGTCCACGCTGAAGGTCGCCGGGGGGCTGACCGTCGGAATGGTCTCCGCGCTGGCGAACTCCTTCATGAGGTACGTGCCCACGTAGCCGCCGCCGCCCGCGCCGTTCGCGGCCCCGTAGCTGATCTTCGAGACCACGACCCGGGCCCGGCCACTGGGCGCCCCGGCGCTCGTGATGGAGGCCACCAGGACGACGCCATCCGTGGTGGCCACCGGCGTGGTGACGGCGAACCCGTCCACGCTGGTCTTCCACTTGAAGGCCACCGGTGGCGAGGAGGGCTGGTGCGCGATGCGGTACAGGGCCTTGTCGTCGCCCCCCGCGCCCGCGTCATAGATGATGGCATCGCCGTCCGTGCCCACCGCCAGCAGGTCCAGGAGGTAGTCCGTGCGGCCGGTGATGTTCAGGTTCCGGTCGAAGGCGAAGGCGCCCGCGTTGGGCGTCCAGATCCACCGCTTGCCGGAGACGGGGTGAATGGAGGTGATGACCGTGTCGTTGGTGCACAGGAACGGCATCCGCACGGACTTCTCGGTGATGACGCCGCCGGCCTTGGTGACCCGGAAGAGGTAGGGGATGCCCGTCGCGTCGTTGCCGCACCCGATGAAGCTCACGGAGGCGCCGCTGCCCTCGGCGATGAACTTGTCGGTCACCACCTGGGTGCCCGCGGGGGCGTCATACACCTCCGCCACGGGGAAGAAGGTGACCGGCTGGGGCTGGGAGTAGTTCTCCAGCTTGTCGGTGCACACCACCTTGGCGCGGAGCGAGAAGTACCCCGCGATGC
This window encodes:
- a CDS encoding MMPL family transporter, with product MFRALARAVHLHRGLVFVASAVFLALAVAALVYGGRLSTGVIEGTEAEQAQQLASATTVGSSDTTLAVVFHSDTLRSASPEFQDALKATLEAAAKLPTVEGVLSPLGAPKAVAAQLQADTGHDTLALVRLKGDIREATRAFPEVRAVLSAGPLQATVTGRIAFIDALNRLLEKDLLRAELISFPLALLVLLRVFRTWVASLLPLVVGGLAVLSGVAGVFVLSHVTDMAQYTLNVVSLIGMGVAIDYSLFIVSRFRSELDKGLDTQAALERTLDTAGRAVAFSGLAVAVGLAGLLFYRGSYLSAMGMGGALVVAFAVLFALTVLPALLSWLGPRVNRGRVPFPRLFEPKEGLWHGLATWVMRHPVLVLVPTLALLVAVGLPFLRLQLAATDITALPAETEARRGAESLRQLFPRQAANGVLVVVRFPSGSAFTAERMGALYDKRLHFERIPGVLGVDSIVNLKESMDREAYQELADFPEDMLPKEFGQARDAYLHGGVTVMRVLTEVSASSQAARDIVETIRKDRAVGDGRLLVAGQTASDVDAGHFVRENTPRAIGFVMGLMCVVLFVLLGSVVLPLKAMLMNLLSIAGSFGALVWIFQDGHLSGLLGFEPGPIEPSLPVLLFCALFGLSMDYEVLLLSRMREEWERTRDNTQAVAEGLERTGGLITSAAAIMVAVFAAFSLAHVVVVKAMGVGMAIAVALDATLVRILLVPAMMRLFGDFNWWAPKALARWLSLAQHAHGPSDGPPPR